The following proteins are encoded in a genomic region of Mycolicibacterium confluentis:
- the lpqB gene encoding MtrAB system accessory lipoprotein LpqB — MLSVLTMAAALVSGCAGVPNSSAPQAIGTVERPAPQNLPKPTPGMEPDLLLREFLKATADPANRHLAARQFLTESASRAWDDAGSALLIDRVVFTETRSANRVTAVMRADILGSLSDLGVFETAEGALPDPGPIELVKTSEGWRIDKLPNGVFLDWKQFQETYKRHPLYFVSPSGKTTVPDPRYVAVAEADQLATELVSKLITGPRPELANSVRNMLGPPVRLRGPVTRADGGKTGVGQGYGGARIELENLQTADPQSRALLAAQIVWTLARADIRGPYVINADGLPLDERFADGWEASDVAATDPGVADGASAGVHALVGGSLVFLDGQRSTRVPGAFGSMPGQTAAALSRDGHGVASVVTERAGAPDMAAKLWIGNNGQDAVEAADGRSMSRPTWGLDGAVWVVVDGNVVLRVTQEAATGQPASVPVDPITVTNRFPGAISELQLSRDGTRAAMVIEGQVILAGVEQTPGGEFALTYPRRLGFGLGSSVVSLSWRTGDDIVVSRNDPAHPVSYVNLDGVNSDGPSRGLRMPVGTVAANPSTVYVADQGGVQQLSGSGAADRVWAEVRAFNVPGAVPVLPG, encoded by the coding sequence CGCTCCGCAGAACCTGCCCAAGCCCACTCCCGGCATGGAGCCGGATCTGCTGCTGCGGGAGTTCCTGAAGGCCACCGCCGACCCGGCCAACCGGCATCTGGCGGCTCGTCAGTTCCTCACCGAATCCGCCTCGCGCGCATGGGATGACGCGGGCTCTGCGCTGTTGATCGACCGCGTGGTGTTCACCGAGACGCGCAGCGCGAACCGGGTGACGGCGGTGATGCGGGCCGACATCCTCGGCTCGCTGTCTGATCTCGGGGTGTTCGAGACGGCCGAGGGGGCGCTGCCCGACCCGGGTCCGATCGAGTTGGTCAAGACCTCTGAGGGCTGGCGGATCGACAAGCTTCCCAACGGAGTCTTCCTGGACTGGAAGCAGTTTCAGGAGACCTACAAGCGGCACCCGCTGTACTTCGTGTCGCCGTCGGGTAAGACCACGGTGCCCGATCCGCGTTACGTCGCGGTCGCCGAAGCCGATCAGTTGGCCACCGAACTGGTCTCCAAACTGATCACCGGACCACGTCCCGAACTGGCCAACTCGGTGCGCAACATGCTGGGCCCGCCGGTGCGGTTGCGCGGACCGGTGACGCGTGCCGACGGGGGCAAGACCGGCGTCGGCCAGGGATATGGCGGAGCCCGCATCGAGCTGGAGAACCTTCAGACCGCCGATCCGCAGAGCCGGGCTCTGCTTGCCGCGCAGATCGTCTGGACGTTGGCCCGAGCCGACATCCGCGGACCGTACGTCATCAACGCCGACGGACTGCCGCTCGACGAACGGTTCGCCGACGGCTGGGAGGCCTCCGATGTCGCGGCCACGGACCCGGGTGTGGCCGACGGCGCCTCGGCCGGCGTGCACGCCCTGGTCGGCGGGTCACTGGTGTTCCTCGACGGCCAGCGCTCGACCCGTGTGCCGGGGGCGTTCGGGTCGATGCCCGGTCAGACCGCGGCCGCGCTGTCCCGCGACGGACACGGCGTGGCCTCGGTGGTCACCGAACGCGCAGGCGCCCCGGATATGGCGGCCAAACTCTGGATCGGCAACAACGGGCAGGACGCGGTCGAGGCTGCCGACGGGCGGAGCATGAGCCGGCCGACGTGGGGGCTCGACGGCGCGGTGTGGGTCGTGGTGGACGGCAACGTGGTGCTGCGCGTGACCCAGGAGGCCGCCACAGGTCAACCCGCCAGTGTCCCCGTCGATCCCATCACCGTGACCAACCGGTTCCCTGGGGCGATCAGCGAACTGCAGTTGTCCCGTGACGGCACCCGCGCCGCGATGGTCATCGAAGGACAGGTCATCCTCGCCGGCGTGGAGCAGACACCGGGCGGGGAGTTCGCGCTGACGTATCCCCGGCGGCTCGGCTTCGGGCTGGGCTCCTCGGTGGTGTCGCTGTCATGGCGGACCGGTGACGACATCGTCGTCAGCCGCAACGATCCCGCGCATCCCGTGTCCTACGTCAACCTCGACGGCGTCAACTCCGACGGGCCCAGCCGGGGCCTGCGGATGCCCGTCGGGACGGTCGCGGCGAACCCCTCGACGGTGTACGTGGCCGACCAGGGCGGTGTGCAGCAACTGTCGGGCTCCGGTGCCGCCGACCGGGTGTGGGCGGAGGTGCGGGCCTTCAACGTTCCCGGCGCCGTGCCGGTGCTGCCGGGCTGA